One Punica granatum isolate Tunisia-2019 chromosome 3, ASM765513v2, whole genome shotgun sequence genomic window carries:
- the LOC116199749 gene encoding serine--glyoxylate aminotransferase has protein sequence MDYVYGPGRNHLFVPGPVNIPDPVIRAMNRNNEDYRSPAVPALTKTLLEDVKKIFKTTSGTPFLIPTTGTGAWESALTNTLSPGDRIISFLIGQFSLLWIDQQQRLGFNVDVVESDWGQGANLDIMASKLAADTNHTIKAICIVHNETATGVTNNLAKVRKILDDYRHPALLLVDGVSSICALDFRMDEWGVDVALTGSQKALSLPTGMGIVCASPKALEASKTAKSYRVFFDWKDYLKFYKMGTYWPYTPSIQLLYGLRAALDLIFEEGLDNVIARHNRLATATRLAVEAWGLKNCTQKEEWFSDTVTAVVVPSYINSAEIVRRAWKRYNLSLGLGLNKVAGKVFRIGHLGNLNELQLLGCLAGVEMVLKDVGYPVKLGSGVGAAAAYFQNTTPLIPSRI, from the exons ATGGATTACGTCTATGGACCAGGGAGGAACCACCTTTTCGTTCCGGGCCCCGTCAACATCCCGGACCCGGTCATAAGGGCAATGAACAGGAACAATGAGGATTACCGCTCCCCTGCAGTTCCAGCTCTGACCAAGACTCTCCTAGAGGATGTGAAGAAGATTTTCAAGACCACCAGCGGCACCCCATTCCTGATTCCAACTACAG GTACTGGTGCCTGGGAGAGTGCTCTAACCAATACGCTGTCTCCTGGAGATCGGATCATATCTTTCCTGATTGGCCAATTCAGCTTGCTGTGGATTGATCAGCAGCAGCGCCTTGGGTTCAATGTGGATGTTGTTGAGAGTGATTGGGGTCAGGGTGCCAACCTCGACATTATGGCCTCCAAGCTTGCAGCAGATACCAATCACACCATCAAGGCAATCTGCATCGTTCATAACGAGACAGCCACTGGAGTCACCAACAACTTGGCTAAAGTAAGAAAAATACTCG ATGATTACAGGCACCCAGCTCTGTTGTTGGTTGATGGAGTCTCATCCATTTGTGCTCTCGATTTCCGCATGGATGAGTGGGGAGTGGATGTGGCCTTGACAGGCTCCCAGAAGGCTCTTTCTCTCCCAACTGGGATGGGTATCGTGTGCGCAAGCCCCAAAGCCCTGGAGGCTTCCAAGACCGCAAAGTCTTACAGAGTCTTCTTCGACTGGAAGGACTACCTGAAGTTCTACAAAATGGGAACATATTGGCCTTACACCCCTTCCATTCAACTCTTGTATGGACTCAGAGCAGCGCTCGATCTGATTTTCGAGGAAGGTCTTGACAATGTCATCGCTAGGCATAACCGTCTGGCTACAGCAACAAG GCTTGCTGTGGAGGCTTGGGGCTTGAAGAACTGCACCCAGAAAGAGGAATGGTTTAGTGACACCGTAACTGCGGTGGTCGTCCCTTCATACATTAACAGTGCGGAGATTGTTAGGAGGGCATGGAAGAGATACAACTTGAGCTTGGGTCTTGGCCTTAACAAAGTAGCCGGGAAAGTCTTCAGAATAGGGCATCTCGGTAACCTGAATGAG CTGCAACTGTTGGGCTGTCTTGCTGGAGTTGAGATGGTGCTCAAGGATGTCGGCTACCCTGTAAAGCTCGGAAGCGGGGTGGGGGCAGCTGCTGCATACTTTCAGAATACCACCCCGTTGATCCCATCCCGTATTTAA
- the LOC116199751 gene encoding F-box protein At1g30200-like — protein MDRPYEQIDQFDRLPDELLLLILNRVREAKSLTRCLAVSKRLALLMPRIDSVFLPIPRRPVRPKPSRRFPLNFLAKSVRFLRRAITPKSSSDCCDDDDDNYYDPHEILKRFGEIHSLDIEIPSCGTEIEEPLLKWFADFGAGLNSCVIVGANSLEKMEGTGNCALEEKAEAAEPPELVLTDKDLKLRIVWIISCLIAAASRHVLLKDLIGKKPKLNDVQITDAGKQGKLCMGKEQVAEVRSLAAGSGPESRSLERSVVPDLKMKLWFVPEMELPDTGFVMKGVTLVVIRPAKEENDWLVDDGGSSIWEWFGGDDDRDERGKAFGEAVRELRKMKMKRSFIMEMNSF, from the coding sequence ATGGATCGCCCATACGAGCAAATCGATCAGTTCGATCGGTTGCCCGAcgagctcctcctcctcatcctcaACCGTGTCCGCGAAGCCAAGTCTCTCACCCGGTGCCTCGCCGTGTCGAAGCGTTTGGCCCTCCTCATGCCCCGCATCGACTCTGTCTTCCTTCCCATACCACGGAGACCAGTAAGGCCCAAGCCGAGTCGCAGGTTCCCCTTGAATTTCCTCGCCAAGTCGGTACGATTCCTCCGCCGGGCTATTACTCCCAAGTCGAGTTCTGATTGTTGCGATGATGACGACGACAACTATTATGATCCGCACGAGATCCTGAAACGGTTTGGAGAAATTCACTCCCTGGACATAGAGATCCCGAGCTGTGGAACCGAGATCGAGGAGCCTTTGCTAAAATGGTTCGCTGACTTCGGCGCCGGTCTCAATAGCTGCGTGATCGTCGGGGCTAATTCTCTAGAGAAGATGGAGGGAACGGGGAATTGTGCATTGGAAGAGAAAGCCGAAGCTGCCGAACCGCCCGAGCTGGTCCTGACCGACAAGGACCTGAAGCTGCGGATTGTGTGGATCATATCCTGCCTGATTGCGGCCGCGTCGAGGCACGTCCTGCTGAAGGATCTCATCGGAAAGAAACCGAAGCTCAATGACGTGCAGATCACGGATGCTGGGAAACAGGGGAAGCTCTGTATGGGGAAAGAACAGGTCGCGGAGGTGAGGAGCTTGGCAGCGGGTTCGGGACCGGAGTCAAGATCGTTAGAGAGGAGTGTGGTGCCGGACTTGAAGATGAAGCTGTGGTTCGTGCCAGAGATGGAGCTTCCGGATACGGGGTTCGTGATGAAGGGCGTGACCCTCGTCGTGATCAGGCCGGCGAAGGAGGAGAATGATTGGTTGGTGGATGATGGCGGAAGCTCGATCTGGGAATGGTTCGGAGGAGACGATGATCGTGACGAGAGAGGGAAGGCGTTTGGGGAAGCTGTGAGGGAGTtgaggaagatgaagatgaagaggagcTTCATCATGGAAATGAATtccttttga
- the LOC116200377 gene encoding probable magnesium transporter NIPA6 produces MGFSTDNITGVVLALLSSGFIGASFIIKKKGLRRAAAASGVRAGVGGFSYLLEPLWWLGMVTMIVGEVANFVAYAFAPAVLVTPLGALSIIVSAVLAHFILKERLHKLGMLGCLMCIAGSVIIVIHAPQERPITSVKEIWVMATQPAFLLYVGSVVLLVFILIFHFSPRCGHTNVMVFTGICSLMGSLTVMSVKALGTSLRLTFEGRNQLIYLETWFFMLVVATCVITQMNYLNKALDTFNTAIVSPIYYVMFTTLTILASVIMFKDWDGQSGGSIASEICGFIVVLSGTILLHSTKDYERNSSFRGSHTPLSPSLSARLFSGNGDSKYDEEAPSSEQLSSRKQEPY; encoded by the exons ATGGGCTTCTCCACGGACAACATCACCGGCGTTGTCTTGGCCCTGCTCTCCAGCGGGTTCATCGGCGCCAGCTTCATCATCAAGAAGAAGGGCCTCCGCCGTGCCGCTGCTGCTTCCGGCGTCAGAGCCG GTGTCGGTGGTTTCTCGTACCTCTTGGAGCCTCTCTGGTGGTTGGGCATGGTGACAA TGATTGTCGGGGAGGTCGCAAATTTCGTGGCATATGCATTCGCCCCAGCAGTTCTTGTTACCCCTCTTGGTGCCTTGAGTATCATTGTCAG TGCCGTTCTTGCTCACTTCATCTTGAAGGAAAGGCTACACAAGCTCGGGATGTTGGGCTGCTTGATGTGCATCGCTGGCTCCGTGATAATCGTAATTCACGCACCACAAGAGCGTCCTATAACTTCAGTTAAAGAGATCTGGGTTATGGCGACTCAACCAG CTTTCCTTCTCTACGTGGGGTCCGTTGTTCTGTTGGTCTTCATTCTCATCTTCCATTTTAGTCCACGATGTGGCCACACAAACGTGATGGTTTTCACTGGCATTTGCTCGTTAATGGGCTCCCTTACG GTGATGAGTGTTAAAGCCCTGGGAACTTCATTGAGATTGACTTTCGAAGGGAGAAACCAGTTGATATACCTGGAGACTTGGTTCTTCATGTTGGTTGTAGCTACTTGCGTCATCACGCAGATGAATTATCTTAACAAG GCGCTCGACACGTTCAACACAGCAATTGTGTCACCAATATATTATGTCATGTTCACGACTCTGACCATTCTTGCCAGTGTTATAATGTTCAAG GATTGGGATGGACAGAGTGGGGGAAGCATCGCATCAGAAATATGTGGCTTCATCGTTGTGCTGTCTGGTACCATCTTGTTGCATTCAACAAAAGACTACGAAAGGAACTCGTCGTTCAGAG GAAGTCATACACCTCTTTCTCCTTCCTTATCTGCCCGCCTGTTTAGTGGAAATGGAGACTCTAAATACGATGAAGAAGCTCCTTCAAGTGAGCAGCTTTCTTCAAGGAAACAAGAGCCATACTAG
- the LOC116200378 gene encoding protein GAST1-like isoform X2: MAKLASLLILSAAFLLVLLVGETKASGLDATVAEFQLQGRREDQMYGVSEGSLHPQDCAPRCTHRCSATSYKKPCMFFCQKCCAKCLCVPPGTYGNKQVCPCYNNWKTKSGGPKCP; encoded by the exons ATGGCTAAACTAGCAAGCCTTCTCATCCTCAGCGCCGCATTCCTGCTCGTTCTTCTGGTGGGAGAAACCAAG GCCTCGGGCTTGGACGCAACCGTTGCCGAGTTTCAGCTGCAAGGACGACGTGAAGACCAGATG TACGGTGTCTCTGAAGGCAGCCTCCATCCTCAAG ATTGTGCTCCGAGATGCACTCACAGGTGCTCAGCGACCTCATACAAGAAGCCGTGCATGTTCTTCTGCCAGAAATGCTGCGCGAAGTGCCTCTGCGTGCCTCCCGGGACCTACGGAAACAAACAGGTCTGCCCCTGCTACAACAACTGGAAGACCAAGAGCGGCGGACCCAAATGCCCCTGA
- the LOC116200378 gene encoding protein RSI-1-like isoform X1, whose protein sequence is MAKLASLLILSAAFLLVLLVGETKASGLDATVAEFQLQGRREDQMVSLFIVGGFFVNRDHNIHFLTKVFSTFSVILQYGVSEGSLHPQDCAPRCTHRCSATSYKKPCMFFCQKCCAKCLCVPPGTYGNKQVCPCYNNWKTKSGGPKCP, encoded by the exons ATGGCTAAACTAGCAAGCCTTCTCATCCTCAGCGCCGCATTCCTGCTCGTTCTTCTGGTGGGAGAAACCAAG GCCTCGGGCTTGGACGCAACCGTTGCCGAGTTTCAGCTGCAAGGACGACGTGAAGACCAGATGGTAAGCCTCTTCATCGTTGGGGGATTTTTCGTCAACCGGGACCACAACATACATTTTCTGACTAAGGTTTTCTCGACTTTTTCGGTGATATTGCAGTACGGTGTCTCTGAAGGCAGCCTCCATCCTCAAG ATTGTGCTCCGAGATGCACTCACAGGTGCTCAGCGACCTCATACAAGAAGCCGTGCATGTTCTTCTGCCAGAAATGCTGCGCGAAGTGCCTCTGCGTGCCTCCCGGGACCTACGGAAACAAACAGGTCTGCCCCTGCTACAACAACTGGAAGACCAAGAGCGGCGGACCCAAATGCCCCTGA
- the LOC116199776 gene encoding nuclear cap-binding protein subunit 1: protein MSSWRSLLLRIGDKCPEYNSSDPKEHIETCFAALRRELEHSPDELLAFLLQCAEQLPHKIPLYGTVVGLLNLENEEFVKKLVETTQTNFQDALDSGNCDRIRILMRFLTVLMCSKVLQPSSLVVVFESLLSSAATTVDEEKGNPSWQAQADFYIRCILSCLPWGGAELLEQVPEEIERVMVGIEAYMSIRKHVSDEGLCFFEAEDENEEALKEKDFLEDLWDRIQILSSNGWKLESVPRPHLSFEAQLVAGKSHEINPLATSSQPNLPSSTLSEANYGKQKHEAELRYPQRIRRLNIFPPNKAEDLQPIDRFIVEEYLLDVLFYFNGCRKECASFMVGLPVPFRYEYIMAETIFSQLLLLPHPPFKPMYYTLVIIDLCKALPGAFPAVVAGAVRALFDRIADLDMECRTRLILWFSHHLSNFQFIWPWEEWAFVLDLPKWAPQRVFVQEVLEREIRLSYWEKIKQSVENAPGLEELLPPKGSPNFKYSTDGESEKTEEHSLSAELCKMVKARQTSREIISWVENTVYPTHNLEITLRVVLQTLLDIGSKSFTHLITILERYGQVIAKICPDEDRQVFLIEEICSYWKNHAQMTAIAIDRMMGYRLISNLAIVRWVFSPVNLDQFHTTDRPWEILRNAISKTYNRITDLRKEISSLNTSLVSAEEAAAKAKAELEASESKLMLVDGEPALGENPVRMKRLKSYAEKTKEKEESIRESLEVKGALLARALAENEALFLTLYKKFSSVLMDRLPDPSKAGKLRDLKSIHATEEMAVETEESSTMEMDDESGKAKKSQTNGGNASTSYNVGEKEQWCLSTLGYVKAFSREYASEIWPLVEKIDAEVLTDNAHPLFRLAVYSGLGHPLNGY from the exons ATGAGCAGCTGGAGGAGCCTCCTCCTGCGCATCGGTGACAAGTGCCCCGAGTACAACAGCTCCGATCCTAAGGAACACATC GAGACTTGCTTCGCTGCGCTTCGGCGAGAGCTTGAGCATTCACCAGATGAACTTTTGGCG TTCCTTCTGCAATGTGCGGAGCAATTGCCTCACAAGATTCCTCTATACGGTACAGTG GTCGGGCTCTTGAATTTGGAAAACGAGGAGTTTGTTAAGAAATTAGTGGAGACAACTCAGACAAATTTTCAG GATGCATTAGATTCTGGAAATTGCGACAGGATTCGTATTTTGATGCGGTTTCTGACTGTATTG ATGTGCAGTAAAGTATTACAACCAAGTTCGCTGGTAGTGGTTTTCGAATCATTACTATCCTCAGCGGCTACTACTGTGGATGAGGAGAAAGGAAATCCCTCTTGGCAGGCACAAGCTGACTTCTACATAAGATGTATTTTATCTTGTCTCCCATGGGGAGGAGCTGAACTTCTGGAG CAAGTTCCAGAGGAAATTGAGAGAGTCATGGTTGGCATAGAAGCCTATATGAGCATCAGAAAACATGTATCAGATGAAGGTTTATGCTTTTTCGAGGCTGAGGATGAAAATGAGGAAGCACTTAAGGAGAAA gaTTTCCTGGAAGATTTGTGGGATCGCATTCAAATACTCTCCAGTAATGGATGGAAACTTGAGAGCG TTCCAAGACCTCACCTTTCATTTGAGGCTCAGCTGGTCGCTGGAAAGTCCCATGAAATCAACCCTCTTGCCACGTCTTCACAACCCAATCTGCCTTCTTCAACACTTTCAGAGGCCAATTACGGGAAACAAAAGCATGAAGCAGAATTGAGATATCCTCAAAGAATACGGAGGCTTAATATATTTCCACCAAATAAAGCTGAG GATCTTCAACCAATAGATCGGTTCATTGTGGAAGAGTATCTGTTGGACGTGCTATTCTACTTTAATGGATG TCGAAAGGAATGTGCTTCTTTCATGGTTGGTCTGCCTGTCCCCTTCAGATATGAGTATATCATGGCAGAGACAATATTCTCTCAG TTACTCTTGCTACCTCATCCCCCATTTAAGCCAATGTATTACACTCTGGTCATAATTGACCTATGTAAG GCTCTTCCTGGAGCCTTCCCTGCAGTTGTAGCTGGTGCAGTTCGTGCTTTATTTGACAGGATTGCCGATTTGGATATGGAATGCCGGACACGACTCATTCTTTGGTTTTCTCACCACCT ATCCAACTTCCAGTTTATCTGGCCATGGGAGGAGTGGGCTTTTGTTCTAGACCTTCCCAAGTGGGCTCCCCAGCGAGTCTTTGTCCAGGAGGTGTTGGAGAGGGAGATTCGCTTATCATATTGGGAAAAAATTAAGCAG AGTGTTGAGAATGCCCCAGGCCTGGAAGAGTTGCTTCCTCCCAAGGGTAGCCCGAACTTCAAGTACAGCACGGATGGAGAGAGTGAAAAGACTGAAGAGCATTCACTTTCTGCAGAACTCTGCAAAATGGTGAAAGCCCGGCAAACTTCCCGCGAAATAATTTCTTGGGTTGAAAATACTGTCTATCCCACTCATAATTTGGAGATCACTCTTAGAGTGGTCTTACAGACGCTATTAGACATTGGATCCAAAAGTTTCACTCATCTGATAACAATTTTAGAGAGATATGGGCAAGTCATCGCGAAGATTTGTCCCGACGAGGATAGGCAAGTGTTTCTAATAGAGGAAATCTGTTCCTATTGGAAGAATCACGCCCAAATGACAGCCATTGCCATTGATCGAATGATGGGTTACCGGCTTATATCAAATTTGGCCATTGTGAGATGGGTGTTCTCTCCTGTTAATCTCGACCAATTTCATACAACAGATCGTCCGTGGGAG ATACTTAGAAATGCAATCAGCAAGACATATAATCGCATCACCGACCTCAGGAAGGAGATATCGTCTCTTAACACGAGTCTTGTGTCGGCCGAAGAAGCTGCTGCGAAGGCAAAAGCGGAGTTGGAGGCTTCTGAGTCGAAGCTCATGTTAGTTGATGGTGAACCTGCCCTTGGCGAGAACCCGGTTAGAATGAAGCGTTTGAAATCATATGCTGAGAAAACAAAGGAGAAGGAAGAGTCCATTCGTGAGAGTTTAGAGGTCAAGGGGGCCCTGCTTGCTCGAGCGCTCGCTGAAAACGag GCCTTGTTCCTAACTTTATATAAAAAGTTCTCAAGTGTGCTGATGGATCGCCTTCCTGACCCGTCGAAAGCCGGAAAATTGAGGGACCTGAAATCCATTCATGCAACTGAAGAAATGGCTGTCGAAACTGAAGAGTCATCGACCATGGAGATGGACGATGAGAGTGGAAAAGCCAAGAAAAG TCAAACGAATGGTGGGAACGCAAGCACCAGCTATAATGTTGGCGAAAAGGAGCAGTGGTGTTTGTCTACTTTGGGCTATGTGAAGGCCTTCTCGAGGGAATATGCTTCTGAG ATATGGCCACTTGTTGAGAAGATCGATGCAGAGGTCTTGACGGACAATGCCCACCCACTTTTCCGACTAGCAGTTTATTCTGGTCTAGGTCATCCTCTAAATGGATATTGA
- the LOC116199777 gene encoding THUMP domain-containing protein 1 homolog, with amino-acid sequence MAGGGKSKKANNTGADSMGKRRKQYLPHNKPVKKKGYPLRPGVQGFFITCDGGRERQAAREAINVVDSFYEELVHGDDAERKSAELSAQPANKKIKFTYSESSSGEDDEEDSSEQEDGDEEDGEEGKEEESKSGACPEKDADSESLKNEATDAQKKDEAKGREQAEEAAADVDKNGKVSEDRSNEAGEPPAKKQCLEKDSSKAAVADRKEEKSVDKLIEAELEELADKNKRRFVSLDSGCNGVVFVQMRRRGGDPGPREIVQRMMTTAASTRKHMSRFILRVLPIEVSCYASEEEISRAIKPLVEQYFPIEAENPQKFAVLYDARANSGIDRMKIINSVAKSIPGPHKVDLNKPDKSIVVQIVKTVCLIGVVEKYKELAKFNLRQLTSPKS; translated from the exons ATGGCCGGCGGCGGGAAATCGAAGAAGGCCAACAACACCGGCGCCGACTCCATGGGCAAGAGGAGGAAGCAGTACCTCCCTCACAAT AAACcggtgaagaagaaggggtATCCGCTGCGTCCGGGAGTTCAGGGATTCTTCATCACCTGCGACGGTGGCCGAGAGCGCCAAGCGGCTCGTGAAGCCATCAATGTCGTCGACTCG TTTTATGAAGAGCTAGTCCATGGAGACGACGCAGAGAGAAAATCTGCAGAACTGTCAGCTCAGCCCGCAAATAAGAAAATCAAGTTCACCTATTCCGAATCTTCTAGTGGCGAAGATGATGAGGAGGACAGCAGCGAACAGGAGGATGGGGATGAGGAAGATGGTGAGgagggaaaagaagaagaaagcaaGTCTGGTGCTTGCCCGGAAAAGGATGCTGATTCTGAAAGTCTGAAAAATGAAGCGACAGATGCCCAGAAGAAAGATGAAGCAAAAGGTCGGGAACAAGCGGAAGAGGCAGCTGCCGATGTTGATAAGAATGGCAAAGTTTCCGAGGACCGATCGAATGAAGCTGGGGAGCCCCCAGCGAAGAAACAGTGCCTTGAGAAGGACTCGTCGAAGGCTGCAGTTGCTGATAGAAAAGAGGAGAAGTCCGTGGATAAGCTGATTGAAGCTGAACTTGAAGAACTTGCTGACAAGAACAAG AGGCGTTTTGTCAGTCTTGATTCGGGCTGTAATGGCGTTGTATTTGTCCAAATGCGGAGGCGTGGTGGAGATCCTGGGCCTAGAGAAATCGTGCAACGCATGATGACTACTGCAGCCTCCACTAGAAAACACATGTCAAG GTTTATCCTAAGAGTGTTACCAATTGAAGTATCATGCTATGCTTCAGAAGAGGAAATCTCGAGAGCGATCAAGCCCCTCGTGGAGCAATATTTTCCCATCGAAGCTGAAAACCCACAAAAG TTTGCAGTGTTATATGATGCACGAGCAAATAGCGGTATTGACAGGATGAAGATCATAAACTCGGTCGCAAAATCCATCCCAGGACCTCACAAAGTTGATCTTAACAAGCCCGACAAGTCCATTGTCGTTCAAATTGTCAAG ACAGTGTGCTTGATTGGGGTTGTCGAGAAGTACAAGGAATTGGCCAAGTTCAACCTCAGGCAGCTCACATCACCTAAGTCCTAG